One stretch of Siphonobacter curvatus DNA includes these proteins:
- a CDS encoding P-loop NTPase family protein: MQNLKKRLKLKREPTQEDVQKERERKRERLQIHRRNAAYLDAVRMPKSLKPELSSSQILKLITEAGKLKAVAEHWDKPFSAEVYGGILPLLCLYLAKDPRFEELGRSAGLNFSLSKGLLLTGPVGCGKTRLMEILGNLQLGDRNFAVEPFNVFSVRDVVERFKSSKGGGEEGITVFTRPAPNAYRSQYWHDAIGWCFDDLGTEGEGHHFSDRQNVMQGLLEKIYSKCVGQYFRFHATTNGSLEDLKKAYGGRFADRLGEMFNWIEFEASSPSLRPSVTMSDEN, encoded by the coding sequence ATGCAAAATCTCAAAAAGCGATTAAAGCTTAAGCGGGAGCCTACTCAGGAAGATGTCCAGAAAGAACGGGAGAGAAAACGGGAACGCCTGCAGATTCATCGTCGCAATGCTGCTTACCTGGATGCCGTACGGATGCCTAAAAGCTTAAAGCCCGAACTAAGCTCAAGCCAGATCCTTAAACTGATCACCGAAGCAGGAAAGCTGAAAGCAGTGGCTGAACATTGGGACAAGCCCTTTTCGGCTGAGGTCTACGGAGGAATCTTGCCGCTGTTGTGTCTGTACTTGGCAAAAGACCCCCGCTTTGAGGAACTAGGCCGGTCGGCAGGATTAAACTTCTCGCTTAGCAAAGGTCTGCTGCTCACTGGGCCTGTAGGCTGCGGAAAGACCAGGCTTATGGAAATCCTTGGCAACCTGCAATTGGGGGACAGAAACTTTGCCGTAGAGCCCTTCAATGTCTTTTCGGTTCGTGATGTCGTCGAGCGGTTCAAAAGTAGCAAGGGTGGAGGAGAAGAAGGCATTACCGTATTTACTCGTCCTGCTCCCAACGCCTACCGCTCGCAGTACTGGCATGATGCCATTGGTTGGTGCTTTGATGATCTGGGTACGGAAGGCGAAGGCCACCACTTTTCCGATCGCCAGAACGTGATGCAGGGGCTACTCGAAAAGATTTACAGCAAGTGCGTCGGGCAGTACTTCCGATTCCATGCCACCACCAACGGAAGTCTGGAAGATTTGAAAAAGGCGTATGGCGGGCGTTTTGCTGATCGGTTGGGGGAGATGTTCAACTGGATAGAGTTCGAGGCTTCTAGCCCAAGTTTGAGGCCTTCTGTGACCATGAGTGATGAAAACTAA
- a CDS encoding helix-turn-helix domain-containing protein: MSKSTGIWVPAEVMALPILPIHKLFLGHVMGLCRDNGKCTAKNKHFAAYFSVSERYVILMIRELEAAGYLVTSGGKNRIIKIGTLNCSSVSDVYNDTLELTLNHSSGSDKTTLNHSSGYSDSTMNSSSVSIELTLNHSSELHGTIVQGNPELWFSALYKVESKEESKKENLEEEGKKGDSECFEKGETPHFVQANREQIKNLIPVGPSPLEVAGWLFENAKCREHACLKIKSIKRDSDEDYRDLIAHFIRYNGARNVQWDSFESAAEHFMKMISRLNGFNPAKDNPQTHGKSKPKSGSYIPVDSTSRPKPEQGKSIPRSWDHIQLDP, translated from the coding sequence ATGAGTAAGTCTACCGGCATATGGGTACCTGCTGAAGTTATGGCATTGCCCATTCTTCCAATTCACAAGCTCTTTTTGGGTCATGTAATGGGGCTATGCCGTGACAATGGTAAGTGTACCGCAAAGAATAAACACTTTGCTGCTTATTTCTCAGTTAGCGAACGATATGTGATTTTGATGATACGAGAATTGGAAGCTGCTGGCTACTTGGTAACAAGTGGAGGCAAGAATCGTATTATCAAAATAGGAACACTGAACTGTAGTTCAGTGTCAGACGTATACAATGATACGTTAGAACTCACCCTGAACCACAGTTCAGGTTCGGATAAAACTACGCTGAACCACAGTTCAGGGTACAGTGATTCTACTATGAACTCTAGTTCAGTGTCAATCGAACTTACCCTGAACCACAGTTCGGAATTACATGGAACCATAGTTCAGGGTAACCCTGAACTATGGTTCAGTGCTTTATATAAGGTAGAAAGTAAAGAAGAAAGTAAAAAAGAAAACTTAGAAGAAGAAGGTAAAAAAGGCGATTCTGAATGTTTTGAAAAAGGCGAAACGCCGCACTTTGTTCAGGCCAATCGGGAGCAGATCAAAAACCTCATCCCCGTGGGCCCTTCTCCGTTGGAAGTCGCTGGATGGCTGTTTGAAAATGCCAAGTGCCGCGAGCACGCCTGTTTGAAAATCAAATCCATCAAACGGGACTCGGATGAGGACTACCGCGATCTCATCGCTCACTTCATTCGCTACAACGGTGCCCGCAACGTGCAGTGGGATAGCTTCGAGAGTGCAGCTGAACATTTCATGAAAATGATCTCCCGCCTGAACGGCTTTAACCCAGCAAAAGATAACCCGCAAACCCATGGAAAATCAAAACCCAAATCCGGCTCCTACATCCCCGTTGACAGTACATCCCGGCCAAAGCCAGAGCAGGGAAAGTCCATACCCCGAAGCTGGGACCACATCCAGCTCGATCCTTGA
- a CDS encoding DUF4494 family protein, whose amino-acid sequence MKYLTTSFRTDVDPHSGKMKTFKDQRLAEAVSITDAEATTVQYAGSGVNVDAVRKYKVSEIIYNEKNSSLPFYKAIVGIETFNEKSKKIKLTKTVVLVQANSVLDAVADVIAAWGKSTDWEILEVKKTPILEIIEPAKAA is encoded by the coding sequence ATGAAATATTTAACCACCTCCTTCCGGACTGACGTTGACCCGCATTCGGGAAAGATGAAAACCTTTAAAGATCAGCGTTTAGCTGAGGCTGTCAGCATTACCGACGCGGAGGCCACCACGGTACAGTACGCAGGATCCGGCGTCAACGTGGATGCCGTACGCAAGTACAAGGTGTCAGAGATTATCTACAATGAAAAAAACAGTAGTCTGCCCTTTTACAAGGCCATTGTAGGGATTGAAACCTTTAACGAAAAGAGCAAGAAAATCAAGCTCACCAAGACGGTGGTACTCGTTCAGGCCAATAGCGTACTCGATGCGGTGGCAGACGTAATTGCAGCCTGGGGTAAGTCTACCGACTGGGAGATTCTGGAAGTCAAAAAAACGCCAATACTAGAAATCATCGAACCAGCCAAAGCGGCCTAA